In Gimesia benthica, a single window of DNA contains:
- a CDS encoding AAA family ATPase, translated as MTNPDEHLMVQEDEDAQRDLETQAIRGLANAYLLMRDEIGKVIIGQTEVVDEILISLFSRGHCLLVGVPGLAKTLLVSTIAKILHLSFRRIQFTPDLMPSDITGTDVLQDDPETGHRSFQFMQGPLFTNVLLADEINRTPPKTQAALLEAMQERHVTVGSNTYRLPEPFFVLATQNPIEQEGTYPLPEAQLDRFMFNVVVNYPTAAEELMILKQTTGNQKPELEAALTGRQILALQEVVRKVPVAEHVFVYARDLVRATRPGEDSAPKFVKEYLSWGAGPRAGQFLILGAKARAILEGRFHVSTEDIKSVAHAVLRHRIVTTFQADSQGLGTDDIIDMLIEHVPNQLKVQAQEAAKG; from the coding sequence ATGACCAACCCTGATGAGCATCTGATGGTTCAGGAAGACGAAGACGCACAACGAGATCTGGAGACCCAGGCCATTCGCGGTCTGGCGAACGCTTACCTGTTAATGCGGGACGAAATCGGCAAAGTCATCATCGGCCAGACCGAAGTGGTCGACGAAATCCTGATTTCACTCTTCAGCCGTGGTCACTGTCTGCTGGTAGGCGTACCGGGACTCGCCAAAACCCTGCTCGTCAGCACCATCGCCAAAATTCTGCATCTTTCGTTCCGCCGCATCCAGTTTACTCCCGACCTGATGCCCTCCGACATCACGGGTACCGACGTGCTGCAGGACGACCCCGAAACCGGTCACCGCAGCTTCCAGTTCATGCAAGGCCCGCTGTTTACGAACGTCCTGCTGGCTGACGAAATCAACCGAACGCCTCCCAAAACACAGGCCGCCCTGCTCGAAGCGATGCAGGAACGCCATGTCACCGTAGGCTCCAATACCTACCGGCTGCCCGAGCCTTTCTTCGTACTGGCAACACAAAACCCGATCGAACAGGAAGGGACTTACCCCCTCCCCGAAGCACAGCTGGACCGCTTCATGTTCAACGTCGTGGTGAATTATCCCACCGCTGCCGAAGAACTGATGATCCTTAAGCAGACCACCGGCAATCAGAAACCCGAGTTAGAAGCGGCTCTCACCGGTCGCCAGATTCTGGCTTTGCAAGAGGTCGTCAGAAAAGTACCTGTCGCCGAGCATGTATTTGTCTATGCCCGCGATCTGGTACGAGCTACACGTCCCGGGGAAGATTCGGCTCCGAAATTCGTCAAAGAGTATCTGTCCTGGGGGGCCGGTCCGCGTGCGGGTCAGTTCCTGATTCTGGGAGCAAAAGCCCGGGCCATTCTGGAAGGCCGCTTCCATGTCTCCACCGAAGACATCAAATCGGTGGCACACGCTGTCCTGCGACACCGGATCGTGACCACTTTCCAGGCCGACAGCCAGGGACTGGGCACCGACGATATTATTGATATGTTGATCGAACATGTTCCCAATCAGCTGAAAGTCCAGGCCCAGGAAGCAGCCAAAGGCTGA
- a CDS encoding cysteine desulfurase family protein gives MSIPAAQRIFLDNNSTTPPLDEVIDLVATEYRTHYANPGSAHADGRQSRRVLEDARELLASLVGAHPQEVIFTSGGSESINLAIQGFLPGTAGEIALSAGEHPATVNTIRRLAPRGIRQRVIPLESDGRIDVAALEEFDWQQIQLATLILAHNETGVIQDVAPLAAICEKYRIPLHLDGVQAIGKIPFHFHDSGATAVSLAAHKFHGPRGVGALIVKENARLLPQITGGHQERGKRAGTEPVALAAGMAWALECAIRDHRQRSEQMAALRDRLQQGLQEHCPPVVINGSLEHRLPNTLNISFPGLDGEALLISLDLAGISCSLGSACASGSRDPAPVLLAMGCPEPVYQSAVRLSLSFLNTNEEIEEAIRRISRVVHQLRSA, from the coding sequence ATGTCGATTCCCGCTGCACAACGGATTTTTCTGGATAACAATTCGACCACACCACCGCTGGATGAAGTCATTGACCTGGTGGCTACGGAATACCGGACTCACTATGCCAATCCGGGAAGCGCCCATGCAGACGGACGTCAGTCGCGCCGCGTCCTGGAAGATGCCCGCGAACTGCTGGCCTCACTGGTAGGCGCTCATCCCCAGGAAGTCATCTTTACCAGCGGAGGCTCCGAATCGATCAACCTCGCGATCCAGGGTTTCCTCCCCGGGACGGCGGGGGAAATCGCGCTCTCCGCGGGAGAGCATCCGGCAACCGTCAATACAATCCGCAGACTGGCGCCGCGGGGTATCAGGCAGAGAGTTATCCCCCTGGAATCCGATGGTCGGATTGATGTCGCAGCTCTGGAAGAGTTCGACTGGCAGCAGATTCAACTGGCGACACTGATCCTGGCTCATAATGAAACCGGCGTCATTCAGGATGTCGCTCCACTGGCAGCAATCTGCGAGAAATACCGGATTCCCCTGCACCTGGACGGCGTGCAGGCGATTGGAAAAATCCCGTTCCATTTCCACGATTCCGGCGCTACCGCAGTCAGTCTGGCAGCTCACAAATTTCATGGGCCGCGAGGCGTGGGTGCACTGATCGTGAAAGAGAATGCACGATTACTCCCCCAGATCACCGGCGGTCATCAGGAACGAGGCAAGCGGGCGGGTACGGAACCTGTTGCCCTGGCCGCGGGGATGGCATGGGCACTGGAGTGTGCCATCCGCGATCACAGACAGCGATCAGAACAGATGGCCGCCCTTCGCGATCGCCTGCAACAGGGCCTCCAGGAACATTGCCCGCCGGTCGTGATCAATGGTTCGCTGGAGCACCGGTTACCGAACACATTGAATATTTCGTTCCCTGGACTGGACGGGGAGGCGCTGCTGATCTCCCTGGACCTGGCGGGCATTTCCTGTTCCCTGGGCAGTGCCTGTGCCAGCGGTTCCCGGGATCCCGCTCCGGTTCTGCTGGCGATGGGCTGTCCCGAGCCGGTCTATCAGTCTGCTGTCAGGCTGAGTCTCTCGTTCCTGAATACAAATGAGGAAATCGAGGAAGCGATCCGCCGGATCAGCAGGGTCGTGCACCAGCTCAGAAGTGCATAG
- a CDS encoding HEAT repeat domain-containing protein — protein MPIRFDLSRTVVCSLIAFLLCSPLVNAQSSRAPQSGSPQKESERTNARVRQQLGEIEARLKTRNHKPAHQPLVSEKTKLFLTLDQSLKGSRNNRGPDEYQYLLTQLTLVNDSTKPVKLQRAQVKAFVDGQPHPFAGLPSNLNNQSVLLGKKRQLLRQLKFEDEVVVPPGKVGGLWILLGDLPGGAQTPEIEFRTTIDQQPLALNVNRFEQGKLDYQVELLGPSRCLAELTITGELNSINIGALVKVVDDLTLKNVKRFVLYFPKDKVEIEHDISQWLPRIAASLGSNAVLGVPFPLFPSVITELHLAGEAFKNITVPYLGGTAPRVTHATEEAAIHAALDSALEVLSRDKIAEQIRTGSPAIKAAALISGGRQLTNAELPLVLELTSHENPRVQEAALYALRFLGDPRAFQRLVEVAKMPPGPQFEMAIASLAESRYAGGQQALLKILKSHPPASQKIIIEVIARNPRPEWGAAIYEFLDSDNRELREAAIRALVLNGHPRLFEVLSDALKSPEEEIRNVAFRELIKRKDNASEALAMEYVLQQMQHSLPTGDMLSFIDRMKDPRAIPLLFQHLEKDKLDAGLKVMLIKTLASIGDESVEDRFVKYYPGAQQTEKLLILSTLQKLESPQFFELARQALDDSNHSIVNGAVSGLRSSDSNKAVEILAEGLTKTTKSSTWGSIFGALANIGTPEARRTIMDARIAGTNADKKRAAQSALENIYQRSPGNHYLKKGEQAHRRKEYKEAVEDYDTAISIDPLLVPAYLAKANTLNTMKEYDAGLKVVEQGLEVDNIYARLYVTRGLLYSNQNKFEAALAELKKAIEIAPQDPYGYTVLASHYSRMKQDDKALATYDACIKVNPKLMSIYGFKADLEIALNRPDEAIKTFDRAIEANPRHMISYSEKIALLRKLNREYQAIATCDDVLKVDKNSIYAYITKAYIYRDLKQLADAIAACDAAINVAPNNMDLYLIKAQTYNNAEQWDQAIQVFNRVLLTEKKGDQSNEKTEKVLLQAYTGRGHSHLMKQDWKAAQEDFQNAFELDKHDSQAITGLAICMVYNHQEDKAIQFVESQLNKFEKNDLFHYNVACVFGRALVNLKDQPQTPAVQQQIAAYQKKAIHYLALSSQLGFDDAEWMQKDPDLAELQNLPDFRKLVQQIQKKPATVKP, from the coding sequence ATGCCCATTCGATTCGATCTGTCCCGCACGGTGGTCTGCAGCCTGATTGCGTTCCTGCTCTGTTCGCCTCTGGTCAACGCACAGTCATCCCGGGCTCCTCAATCAGGCAGCCCACAGAAAGAATCGGAACGAACCAATGCCCGGGTCCGCCAGCAACTGGGGGAAATCGAGGCCCGCTTAAAAACCCGCAACCATAAACCGGCGCATCAGCCGCTGGTCTCTGAAAAAACGAAACTGTTCTTAACCCTGGATCAATCACTCAAAGGTTCCCGAAACAATCGGGGCCCGGACGAGTATCAATACTTATTGACCCAACTCACCCTGGTCAACGATTCGACGAAGCCGGTTAAACTGCAACGCGCGCAGGTGAAAGCATTCGTCGATGGCCAACCTCATCCGTTCGCCGGTCTGCCCTCAAATCTCAATAACCAAAGTGTCTTACTGGGGAAAAAGCGTCAGTTACTCAGACAATTGAAATTTGAAGATGAGGTCGTCGTCCCCCCCGGTAAAGTGGGTGGCCTCTGGATTCTACTGGGCGATTTGCCTGGAGGCGCCCAGACTCCGGAGATCGAATTTCGGACGACCATCGACCAGCAGCCACTGGCGTTGAACGTCAATCGCTTCGAACAGGGCAAACTGGATTACCAGGTCGAACTGTTGGGCCCCAGTCGCTGCCTGGCAGAACTGACCATCACCGGAGAGCTAAACAGCATCAACATCGGCGCCCTTGTCAAAGTCGTCGATGACCTGACTCTGAAAAACGTGAAACGCTTCGTACTCTACTTCCCCAAAGATAAGGTGGAAATTGAACACGACATCAGCCAATGGCTGCCCCGCATCGCCGCTTCTCTGGGGTCGAACGCCGTCCTGGGTGTTCCCTTCCCCCTGTTTCCGTCTGTCATCACGGAACTGCACCTCGCCGGCGAAGCGTTTAAAAATATCACAGTCCCCTACCTCGGCGGGACTGCTCCCCGGGTGACACATGCAACGGAAGAAGCAGCCATCCATGCCGCGCTGGATAGCGCCCTGGAAGTCCTCTCCCGCGACAAAATCGCCGAGCAGATCCGCACCGGTTCCCCAGCCATCAAAGCCGCAGCCCTCATCAGCGGCGGGCGACAGTTGACCAATGCAGAACTCCCCCTGGTGCTCGAGTTGACTTCCCACGAGAATCCCCGCGTCCAGGAAGCGGCATTGTATGCCCTGCGTTTTCTGGGTGATCCACGGGCATTCCAACGACTGGTGGAAGTCGCAAAGATGCCACCCGGCCCCCAGTTTGAGATGGCCATCGCCAGCCTGGCTGAGTCCCGTTATGCAGGCGGACAACAGGCGCTGCTGAAGATCCTGAAATCGCATCCGCCGGCGTCACAGAAAATCATCATCGAAGTCATTGCCCGTAATCCCCGTCCCGAGTGGGGCGCCGCGATTTACGAGTTCCTGGACAGCGACAACCGGGAGCTGCGTGAGGCAGCCATCCGGGCACTGGTTTTGAACGGGCACCCCCGCCTGTTTGAAGTCCTCAGCGATGCCCTTAAGTCCCCCGAAGAAGAAATTCGCAATGTCGCTTTCAGGGAATTAATCAAACGCAAAGACAATGCGAGTGAAGCCCTGGCCATGGAATATGTCCTGCAGCAGATGCAGCATTCCCTGCCCACGGGCGACATGCTCAGCTTCATCGACCGCATGAAAGATCCGCGGGCGATCCCCCTGTTATTTCAACACCTGGAAAAAGACAAGCTGGACGCCGGCCTGAAGGTCATGCTCATCAAAACGCTGGCTTCCATCGGTGATGAATCCGTCGAAGACCGGTTTGTAAAGTATTACCCCGGTGCCCAGCAGACCGAAAAACTGCTGATCCTCTCCACGCTCCAGAAACTGGAATCGCCCCAGTTCTTTGAACTCGCCAGGCAGGCACTGGACGACAGCAATCATTCGATCGTGAACGGCGCCGTCTCCGGCCTACGAAGTTCCGATTCCAATAAAGCGGTCGAGATTCTCGCAGAGGGTCTGACCAAAACAACCAAGTCATCGACCTGGGGTTCCATCTTCGGAGCCTTGGCCAATATCGGCACTCCCGAAGCCCGCCGCACTATTATGGATGCCCGAATCGCTGGAACCAATGCCGACAAAAAACGGGCCGCTCAATCTGCGCTGGAGAACATTTATCAGCGTTCCCCGGGAAATCACTATCTCAAAAAAGGCGAACAGGCACATCGTCGTAAAGAGTACAAGGAAGCCGTTGAGGACTATGATACCGCGATCAGCATCGACCCGCTGCTCGTACCAGCCTATCTGGCCAAAGCCAATACTCTGAACACCATGAAAGAGTACGACGCCGGTCTGAAAGTCGTAGAACAGGGCCTGGAAGTCGATAACATCTACGCCCGTCTGTACGTCACCCGGGGTTTACTTTACAGCAATCAAAACAAATTCGAGGCGGCCCTGGCAGAGCTGAAGAAGGCCATCGAAATTGCGCCTCAGGATCCCTACGGTTACACCGTGCTGGCTTCGCACTACTCCCGCATGAAACAGGATGACAAGGCGCTCGCGACCTACGACGCCTGCATCAAAGTGAATCCCAAACTAATGTCGATTTACGGCTTCAAAGCCGATCTGGAAATTGCCCTGAATCGTCCCGACGAAGCCATTAAAACGTTTGACCGGGCCATCGAAGCCAACCCCCGGCACATGATATCCTATTCTGAAAAAATCGCCCTGTTGCGCAAACTCAATCGGGAATACCAGGCCATCGCAACCTGCGACGATGTCCTGAAAGTCGACAAAAATTCGATCTACGCTTATATCACCAAGGCCTACATCTACCGGGACCTGAAACAGCTGGCCGATGCCATCGCTGCCTGTGACGCCGCGATCAATGTCGCCCCCAACAACATGGATCTCTACCTGATCAAGGCACAGACTTATAACAATGCCGAGCAGTGGGACCAGGCAATCCAGGTCTTCAATCGGGTCCTGCTAACGGAGAAAAAGGGTGATCAGTCGAATGAGAAAACAGAGAAAGTCCTGTTACAGGCCTATACGGGCCGCGGACATTCCCACCTGATGAAGCAGGACTGGAAGGCAGCCCAGGAAGATTTTCAGAATGCATTTGAACTGGATAAGCACGACTCACAGGCCATCACCGGACTGGCGATCTGCATGGTCTATAATCATCAGGAAGACAAAGCGATTCAGTTTGTCGAGAGTCAGTTGAATAAGTTCGAGAAGAACGACCTGTTTCATTATAACGTTGCCTGCGTGTTCGGCCGGGCGCTGGTCAACCTCAAAGACCAGCCTCAAACTCCCGCCGTCCAACAGCAGATCGCCGCTTATCAGAAAAAAGCGATCCACTACCTGGCTCTCTCTTCCCAACTCGGATTTGACGATGCCGAGTGGATGCAGAAAGACCCCGATCTGGCAGAATTGCAGAATCTGCCCGACTTTCGCAAGCTTGTTCAGCAGATTCAGAAGAAACCTGCCACCGTTAAACCGTGA
- a CDS encoding 3'-5' exonuclease: protein MSQSQVAYLVFDVEAIADGDLISRVRYPGEGLSPGDALAKYQEEQIEATGSNFIPATFMLPISVAVAKLTADYRLQDLTVLDAPEYRPHVITGKFWQGWRHYGQPTFVTFNGRGYDLPVLELAAYRYGIALPEWFNVDARSFDQSRNRYNTNAHIDLMDMFTNFGAARMTGGLNLLANLIGKPGKTGIDGSKVQEMYDAGQADEINDYCRCDVLDTYFVFLRSRVLTGHLSLEQEQDIVTEAYRYLEREAGENESKAYQHYLQHWGDWEPPRNKGGYDFISRSAPGRPTAGIQRYDHSWSH, encoded by the coding sequence GTGTCCCAGTCTCAAGTAGCTTATCTCGTATTTGATGTCGAAGCGATCGCCGATGGGGACCTGATTTCCCGGGTCCGTTATCCGGGCGAAGGGCTCTCACCCGGGGATGCACTGGCGAAATATCAGGAAGAGCAGATTGAGGCAACGGGCAGCAACTTTATTCCGGCTACATTTATGCTGCCGATTTCCGTGGCGGTAGCCAAACTGACAGCCGACTATCGTCTGCAGGACTTGACGGTGCTGGATGCTCCCGAATATCGCCCGCATGTGATTACGGGTAAGTTCTGGCAGGGCTGGCGGCATTATGGACAGCCGACGTTCGTCACCTTTAACGGCAGGGGCTACGACCTGCCGGTGTTGGAACTGGCCGCGTATCGCTATGGGATTGCATTACCGGAATGGTTCAACGTCGATGCCCGCAGCTTCGATCAGTCTCGTAATCGTTATAATACGAACGCGCACATCGATCTGATGGACATGTTTACCAACTTCGGCGCTGCCCGCATGACGGGCGGGCTGAATCTGCTGGCGAATCTGATCGGCAAGCCGGGCAAGACCGGCATCGACGGTTCCAAGGTGCAGGAGATGTACGATGCAGGGCAGGCAGATGAAATCAATGACTATTGTCGTTGTGATGTCCTGGACACCTACTTCGTATTTCTCAGATCACGGGTGTTGACCGGTCACTTGAGCCTGGAACAGGAACAGGACATCGTTACCGAGGCTTACCGTTATCTGGAACGCGAGGCAGGGGAAAACGAAAGTAAAGCGTATCAACATTATCTGCAGCACTGGGGTGACTGGGAGCCCCCGAGGAATAAAGGCGGATACGATTTTATTTCGCGTAGTGCACCTGGACGTCCGACAGCAGGAATTCAGAGATACGATCATTCCTGGTCTCACTGA
- a CDS encoding YqgE/AlgH family protein, with amino-acid sequence MLKSLKGHFLIATRKLNDQNFYRSVVLIVEHNNEGATGLIVNRPSSFSITNALSRYFDMPKLEDLVFMGGPVEPNGMFALHNAGDLEKAKDAIVPGLFMGSSPEVFEQVVWRISEGDPNLDFRIFFGCAGWAPSQLESELDRMDWLTTPATAEDIFEIDPYDLWDTLHGRAMEERRFLPQETAHPEWN; translated from the coding sequence ATGCTGAAATCGTTAAAGGGACACTTTTTAATCGCCACCCGGAAACTTAATGATCAGAATTTTTACCGTTCCGTTGTGCTGATCGTAGAACATAACAATGAGGGTGCCACCGGTCTGATTGTGAACCGTCCATCCTCGTTCTCAATCACTAATGCGCTCTCCAGATACTTTGACATGCCCAAGCTGGAAGATCTGGTTTTTATGGGCGGTCCTGTAGAGCCCAACGGTATGTTTGCCCTGCATAATGCCGGCGATCTGGAAAAAGCCAAAGACGCCATCGTTCCCGGCCTGTTCATGGGCAGCAGTCCCGAGGTCTTCGAGCAGGTGGTCTGGCGGATCTCCGAAGGGGATCCCAATCTGGATTTCCGCATTTTCTTCGGCTGTGCCGGCTGGGCACCATCGCAACTGGAATCTGAACTCGATCGGATGGACTGGCTCACAACCCCCGCAACCGCGGAAGACATTTTCGAAATTGATCCCTACGATCTGTGGGACACGCTGCACGGCCGGGCGATGGAAGAACGACGTTTTCTTCCACAGGAAACCGCCCATCCCGAATGGAACTGA
- a CDS encoding flagellin N-terminal helical domain-containing protein → MTRINTNVAALRGLRSLNKSTNLLDTSLTRLSTGLKINSGKDNPSGLIASETLRSQVSAIEQSIKNSNRASNVIATADSALGEVTNLLNQVRGLVQEGLNKGALSQDEIEANQLQIDTALSAINRISANTSFAGDKLIDGSKAFRTQASATDAAKLSDYQVNEAVFGTSSTITLDATVVTAATQASLDYSAVDGGLASATTIEVGGKSGSQVLFLGASSSLDNVRDAVNGVSDITGVTATKTNKVASNLSFNNANATNSGLTFTDARTSDSVLGDSGQNIRVQFVDPSANSAAANISFSNNNTDITIVVSLGTLANGDISSNATSIKTLLDGNADVNALISTAAEGDGSGVVEAEAAAALSGGTNAYLTFSASNYGADEFVDVNVLNGSFDTVDNITDGNALKRAIGSDIVTRINGQVAQGSGLTANIRSQQLDASFSFTAAANVADNTASLTITGGGSLFQIGQDVSAAGQIGIGIEAVNTARLGGVSGKLFEIGSGGGKSLLDVGPSVPGSDLVNIIEESINRVSTLRGRLGAVQKNVIETNVSSLGVALENISEARSQIVDTDFAVETANMTKAQILNQAGISVLSIANQNPQQVLSLLR, encoded by the coding sequence ATGACACGAATTAATACTAACGTAGCCGCGCTGAGAGGCTTACGTAGTTTGAATAAGTCTACCAACCTGCTGGACACTTCATTGACCCGTCTGTCCACCGGTTTGAAAATTAACTCTGGTAAAGATAACCCCTCCGGTTTGATTGCCAGTGAAACCCTGCGTTCACAGGTTTCCGCGATTGAACAATCTATCAAAAACTCAAACCGTGCCAGCAACGTGATTGCCACCGCTGACTCGGCTCTGGGCGAAGTCACCAACCTGCTGAACCAGGTTCGTGGTCTGGTTCAGGAAGGTTTGAACAAAGGCGCTCTGTCTCAGGACGAAATCGAAGCGAATCAGCTCCAGATCGATACAGCGTTATCAGCCATCAACCGTATTTCAGCGAACACCTCATTCGCTGGCGACAAGCTGATCGATGGAAGCAAAGCTTTCCGTACTCAGGCTTCTGCCACCGATGCTGCTAAACTGTCTGACTACCAGGTCAACGAAGCCGTATTCGGAACCAGCAGCACCATCACTCTGGATGCAACCGTTGTAACCGCTGCCACTCAGGCCAGCCTGGATTACAGTGCTGTTGACGGCGGTCTGGCCAGCGCAACCACCATCGAAGTAGGTGGTAAGAGCGGTAGCCAGGTGCTGTTCCTGGGTGCTTCCAGCTCACTGGATAACGTCCGAGACGCTGTGAACGGCGTGAGTGACATTACCGGTGTGACTGCAACGAAAACCAACAAGGTTGCCAGCAACCTGTCCTTCAACAACGCCAACGCTACGAACTCCGGTCTGACCTTCACAGATGCCCGGACTTCAGACAGTGTTCTCGGCGATTCCGGACAGAACATCCGCGTTCAGTTTGTCGACCCGTCTGCCAACAGTGCCGCTGCTAACATCTCATTCAGTAATAACAATACCGATATTACGATTGTGGTTAGCCTGGGAACACTGGCAAACGGTGACATCTCATCAAACGCGACTTCCATCAAAACGCTGCTGGATGGTAACGCTGACGTGAACGCTCTGATCTCCACCGCCGCAGAAGGTGATGGTTCAGGTGTCGTCGAAGCAGAAGCTGCTGCTGCCCTGTCCGGCGGAACCAACGCATACCTGACTTTCAGTGCCTCCAACTACGGTGCTGATGAATTCGTCGATGTGAATGTACTCAACGGTAGCTTCGACACAGTGGACAACATCACCGACGGCAATGCCCTGAAGCGTGCCATTGGTTCGGACATCGTTACTCGGATCAACGGGCAGGTTGCCCAGGGTTCCGGTCTGACTGCCAACATCCGTTCGCAGCAGCTCGATGCTTCGTTCTCCTTCACCGCAGCTGCCAACGTTGCCGACAACACGGCCAGCCTCACCATCACCGGTGGTGGTTCGCTGTTCCAGATCGGTCAGGACGTCTCTGCCGCTGGTCAGATTGGTATCGGAATCGAAGCTGTTAACACAGCCCGTCTGGGTGGTGTTTCCGGTAAGCTGTTCGAAATCGGATCGGGCGGTGGTAAGAGCCTTCTGGACGTCGGTCCTTCTGTTCCTGGTTCCGACCTGGTGAACATCATCGAAGAATCGATCAACCGTGTATCGACTCTCCGTGGTCGTCTGGGTGCGGTTCAGAAGAACGTGATCGAAACCAACGTTTCATCACTGGGTGTGGCTCTGGAAAACATTTCCGAAGCCCGTAGTCAGATCGTGGATACCGACTTCGCTGTCGAAACCGCAAACATGACCAAAGCTCAGATTCTGAACCAGGCTGGTATTTCGGTTCTCTCGATTGCCAACCAGAACCCACAGCAGGTATTGAGTCTGCTCAGATAA
- a CDS encoding aldose 1-epimerase, whose amino-acid sequence MTPLIITDPETGSTARILPELGFNCYQFHAMVDGQCIDVIDSHPEFETGEQRPSSSGIPILFPFPNRIAGGRFKWEGTAYELPPEKTYHDKTGNAIHGFCLDLPWRVIAHEENFAIAQFQLSIDGRHRLPCWPGDAFIEVRYEVKGATLRADFRIGNPGDTPIPWGLGTHPYFKVPLSAEGNPKNCLIESPATEEWILSDCLPTGDKQPIQPAHDLREGAWFDQLKADDILSGLPEDIDQYECLIMDEQAGLVLTQDYDSLFTELVVFTPPERNCICLEPYTCVTNALNLTEKALETGLRVLPPGSEIKTWIEIRAGKVIV is encoded by the coding sequence ATGACGCCCCTGATAATTACCGATCCGGAAACCGGCTCCACCGCTCGCATCCTGCCCGAACTGGGATTTAACTGTTACCAGTTCCACGCAATGGTCGACGGCCAATGCATCGACGTGATCGACTCCCATCCCGAGTTCGAGACCGGAGAACAACGCCCCAGCAGCAGCGGGATTCCGATCCTGTTCCCCTTCCCGAACCGGATCGCCGGAGGTCGCTTCAAGTGGGAGGGAACCGCATATGAACTCCCCCCCGAAAAAACCTATCACGACAAAACAGGGAACGCCATTCATGGTTTCTGCCTGGACCTCCCCTGGCGAGTGATTGCCCACGAAGAAAACTTCGCCATCGCCCAGTTTCAGCTGAGCATTGATGGCAGACACCGCCTCCCCTGCTGGCCCGGCGATGCCTTTATTGAGGTCCGCTATGAAGTCAAAGGAGCCACCCTGCGGGCTGACTTCCGCATCGGGAATCCGGGCGACACCCCCATTCCCTGGGGACTGGGCACTCACCCCTACTTCAAGGTGCCGCTCTCCGCAGAGGGAAATCCGAAGAACTGCCTGATCGAGTCGCCGGCTACCGAAGAGTGGATTCTGTCTGACTGCCTGCCCACCGGAGACAAGCAGCCGATTCAGCCCGCACACGATTTACGTGAGGGTGCCTGGTTCGACCAGTTAAAAGCCGATGACATCCTCAGCGGCTTACCGGAAGACATCGATCAGTACGAATGTCTGATTATGGACGAGCAGGCGGGTCTGGTCCTCACCCAGGACTACGACAGTCTGTTCACCGAGCTTGTCGTATTCACCCCGCCCGAGCGGAACTGCATCTGCCTGGAACCTTACACCTGTGTGACCAACGCCCTCAACCTTACCGAAAAAGCGCTGGAAACCGGACTGCGGGTACTGCCCCCCGGGTCGGAAATCAAAACCTGGATCGAAATCCGGGCCGGCAAAGTGATCGTCTGA